The following proteins come from a genomic window of Miscanthus floridulus cultivar M001 chromosome 2, ASM1932011v1, whole genome shotgun sequence:
- the LOC136539366 gene encoding GATA transcription factor 4-like yields MASEWEMAAMGVELGMGMGTYHHNASSITTAPMSSHHSGGGASYSTAHHHHHYYGMPPMGDTMRVDDLLDLSTGAGAHEFFPTAAAAVAATDKGHHHSGAMGEPSPTANSSDHQTSLLSFADEFYIPSEEAAELEWLSKFVDDSYSDMPNYSSAAHAAMAAAAAANAAAGNGGGGTSAGGQDSCVTAAAPGRGARSRRSRATAAAAAAWHSLVPRPPSQSSPSSSCSSSDFPSSNKPGGARGANGSRGKKSPAGPGSPAGAEVALEGGVRRCTHCASEKTPQWRTGPLGPKTLCNACGVRFKSGRLMAEYRPAASPTFVLTQHSNSHRKVMELRRQKELILIRGSHRDAAAAAAAAAAAAGSGAGPRPELMFRDYGVC; encoded by the exons ATGGCGTCGGAGTGGGAAATGGCCGCCATGGGGGTGGAGCTCGGCATGGGAATGGGCACGTACCACCACAACGCCTCCAGCATCACCACCGCGCCGATGAGCAGCCACCACAGCGGCGGCGGAGCCAGCTACTCCACggctcaccaccaccaccattacTACGGGATGCCGCCCATGGGCGACACCATGCGCGTGGACGACCTTCTCGACCTCtccaccggcgccggcgcccaCGAGTTCTTTcccaccgcggcggcggcggtcgcggCCACTGACAAGGGGCACCACCACTCGGGGGCCATGGGCGAGCCGTCACCCACCGCCAACTCGTCGGATCACCAGACGTCGCTCCTCTCCTTCGCCGATGAGTTCTACATACCT AGCGAGGAAGCTGCCGAGCTGGAGTGGCTATCCAAGTTCGTGGACGACTCCTACTCGGACATGCCGAATTACTCGTCGGCCGCGCATGCCGCAatggcggcggctgcggctgctaACGCAGCAGCAGGTAATGGAGGAGGAGGGACCTCGGCCGGCGGTCAAGACAGCTGCGTCACCGCCGCGGCGCCTGGCCGCGGCGCGCGTAGCAGGCGGTCCCGCgcgaccgccgccgctgccgcggcgTGGCACTCCCTCGTGCCGCGCCCACCATCGCAGTCGTCGCCATCGTCGTCCTGCTCGTCTTCGGACTTCCCGTCGTCGAACAAGCCGGGCGGTGCACGGGGCGCCAACGGCAGCCGCGGCAAGAAGAGCCCGGCGGGCCCCGGCAGTCCCGCTGGGGCGGAGGTGGCCTTGGAGGGCGGCGTGCGTCGGTGCACGCACTGCGCGTCGGAGAAGACACCGCAGTGGCGGACGGGGCCGCTGGGCCCCAAGACCCTGTGCAACGCGTGCGGCGTGCGGTTCAAGTCCGGGCGGCTGATGGCCGAGTACCGGCCGGCGGCCAGCCCCACGTTCGTGCTCACGCAGCACTCCAACTCGCACCGCAAGGTCATGGAGCTGCGCCGCCAGAAGGAGCTCATCCTCATCCGCGGAAGCCACCgtgacgccgccgccgcagcagctgcCGCGGCGGCGGCTGCAGGATCCGGCGCCGGGCCGAGGCCGGAGCTCATGTTCCGTGACTACGGCGTGTGTTAA